A genomic segment from Truepera sp. encodes:
- a CDS encoding LysE/ArgO family amino acid transporter gives MSAALAGFGLSLSLIVALGAQNAFVLRQGLRRERVGWVVAICTLSDAILIAVGVVGLGYVLELVPWLADATRWLGAAFLLAYALFAAWRALGPTGEGLMPAASGVMSGAAAPLGPVVLMALAMTWLNPSVYLDTAFLIGSVATSHGDARWWFAAGAMAGSALWFVGLGFGARYLGRWLRTPRSWRVLDGVIALLLVYTAGRLVVG, from the coding sequence GTGTCTGCAGCTCTAGCCGGGTTCGGCCTCAGCCTGTCGTTGATCGTGGCGCTGGGGGCGCAGAACGCCTTTGTGCTGCGCCAGGGTCTGCGGCGCGAGCGCGTCGGGTGGGTCGTTGCCATCTGCACACTCTCCGACGCCATCCTCATTGCCGTTGGCGTGGTCGGCCTCGGCTACGTGCTCGAGCTGGTGCCGTGGCTGGCTGACGCCACGCGCTGGCTGGGAGCGGCGTTCCTCCTTGCCTACGCACTCTTCGCAGCCTGGCGCGCCCTGGGGCCCACGGGCGAAGGGCTCATGCCCGCGGCCTCCGGGGTGATGAGCGGCGCAGCGGCACCGCTGGGGCCCGTGGTGCTCATGGCGCTGGCCATGACGTGGCTCAACCCGTCGGTGTACCTCGACACCGCCTTCCTGATCGGCTCGGTGGCAACCAGCCACGGCGACGCCAGGTGGTGGTTCGCGGCGGGAGCCATGGCCGGCAGCGCGCTCTGGTTCGTGGGCCTCGGGTTCGGGGCGCGCTACCTGGGCAGGTGGCTGCGCACGCCACGCTCGTGGCGCGTTCTGGACGGGGTCATCGCGCTACTGCTCGTATACACGGCGGGGCGGTTGGTGGTGGGGTGA
- a CDS encoding RraA family protein translates to MTKKEREQIRKRFLKLNTAIVCDVYDELEWPVTALDNDIRRRTFERVRVAGWAYPIEGQLSVAKGADRLKLEVVDGLPEDSVTVWGGTNAHGFCLFGDLIAATMAKRGCRGAIVDAGFRDVEAISETGFPVFGRYVSPVQSVGRWRVTRHGEPILIRGALGELITVSLDDFVLGDEDGVVVIAQEHVSQVLERAEAIVRQEEEARRLSEEGMSAKEMLEKYGHV, encoded by the coding sequence ATGACCAAGAAAGAACGCGAGCAGATCAGGAAGCGTTTCCTGAAGCTCAATACCGCCATCGTCTGCGACGTTTACGACGAGCTCGAGTGGCCCGTGACGGCGCTGGACAACGACATCCGCCGGCGCACGTTTGAGCGGGTCCGCGTTGCCGGCTGGGCGTACCCGATCGAGGGTCAGCTCTCGGTGGCGAAGGGCGCCGACCGCCTCAAGCTGGAGGTGGTGGACGGCCTACCCGAGGACTCCGTGACGGTCTGGGGCGGCACCAACGCGCACGGCTTCTGCCTCTTCGGCGACCTGATCGCCGCCACCATGGCCAAGCGCGGCTGCCGCGGGGCGATAGTCGACGCCGGCTTCCGTGACGTGGAGGCCATCTCCGAGACGGGTTTCCCCGTCTTCGGTCGTTACGTGAGCCCCGTGCAGTCGGTGGGCCGCTGGCGCGTCACGCGGCATGGCGAGCCAATTCTGATACGCGGGGCTCTTGGCGAGTTAATCACCGTGTCGCTTGACGATTTCGTGCTTGGGGACGAGGACGGGGTGGTCGTCATCGCGCAAGAGCACGTGAGCCAGGTGCTCGAGCGTGCCGAGGCGATAGTCAGGCAGGAAGAGGAAGCGCGCAGGTTGAGCGAAGAGGGCATGAGCGCCAAGGAGATGCTCGAGAAGTACGGGCACGTTTGA
- a CDS encoding META domain-containing protein, with product MRHALRTLIVLALALTGLAAAQGVNIVLPDGSTCKAVGPEVNVSVAGGRVSHFCNEGVALVGDLLLEDETGLVTRITYDPADARNILDDSLVALEVRGVTLADGTECLHAGFGATLAIDGARANYTCGEDTVILGYFENTDQGVYAEKATIGHGPGGFTLAGKERVLVSTLDASSPITNVEWHLVSFGTNGTPALADSPATLEIVDGQAVGTTGCNRYFAAVEFGLDGLVGFGPAGSTMMYCEGAMDQEQRFLATLAGVTSFHMTADDLLVLSGSDGDLLFSR from the coding sequence ATGCGCCATGCGCTTCGTACGTTGATCGTGCTAGCCCTCGCCCTCACGGGCCTGGCCGCGGCCCAGGGCGTGAACATCGTGCTCCCCGACGGCTCGACCTGCAAGGCCGTCGGCCCCGAAGTGAACGTCAGCGTGGCCGGCGGCAGGGTGAGCCACTTCTGCAACGAGGGCGTGGCCCTCGTGGGCGACCTGCTCCTCGAAGACGAGACCGGGCTAGTAACCCGAATCACCTACGATCCCGCCGACGCCCGGAACATCCTCGACGACTCGCTGGTGGCCCTCGAGGTCCGCGGCGTGACCCTGGCCGACGGCACCGAGTGCCTGCACGCGGGCTTCGGAGCCACGCTGGCCATTGACGGCGCCCGCGCCAACTACACGTGCGGTGAAGACACCGTGATCCTCGGCTACTTCGAGAACACCGACCAGGGCGTTTACGCCGAGAAGGCCACCATCGGCCACGGCCCGGGCGGCTTCACGCTCGCCGGCAAGGAGCGCGTCCTCGTGAGCACCCTCGACGCCAGCAGCCCCATCACGAACGTGGAATGGCACCTCGTGTCTTTCGGCACTAACGGCACGCCCGCACTGGCCGACTCACCCGCCACCCTCGAGATCGTCGACGGCCAGGCGGTGGGCACCACCGGCTGCAACCGCTACTTCGCCGCCGTGGAGTTCGGCCTCGACGGCCTGGTCGGCTTCGGCCCGGCCGGGTCGACCATGATGTACTGCGAGGGCGCCATGGACCAGGAACAGCGGTTCCTCGCCACCCTGGCCGGCGTCACCTCGTTCCACATGACGGCCGACGACCTGTTGGTGCTTAGCGGTAGCGACGGCGACCTGCTGTTCTCGCGCTGA
- a CDS encoding cation-translocating P-type ATPase, whose translation MPTRNHWFVPVVSGALIVAAFAAGLLDAPVVGAVLMVSAAVVAGAPILRNAVSALAVRVVGIDLLVSVAAIGALFIGEYWEAAAVTFLFAIGHALETATLAKTRSALAALVEVAPDVAVVLRDGEQVEISAMQVRVGETVLVKNGAKVPVDGVVVAGTGALDEASITGESLPVDKAEGSKVFAGTVSKGGFLQVRAEGVGEDTTLARIIHRVEEAQDAKAATQKFMDRFSAWYTPAIIVLALAAGLLTQNLELGLTLLVIGCPGALVISIPVAIVAGIGRSARDGVLIKGGEFLETAARVNAVALDKTGTLTQGAPRLTDVIVLGEGHTRGSVLGWAAIAEAGSEHPLAAPVLKAATAEGVYSGGLPENAESVPGKGITASVGGRRVLVGNLALLEAEGVRGREAAAARAHDVAAAGRTPMLVALDGEAIGLVAVADTLRPEARTLVADLRRVGVRHVTMLTGDAPAVAHAVAAETGITDVRAALLPEDKLEAIAKLRRSGYVVAMVGDGVNDAPALATAHVGVAMGAAGSAVAVETADIALMADDLNKLPHAIGLAKRTVAVMRQNIFIALVTVALLLAGVLWGRVNMALGMLVHEGSVLLVIANAMRLLRSPGAARERKRRTVVPSARGAVNVR comes from the coding sequence GTGCCCACTCGTAACCACTGGTTCGTACCGGTAGTCTCCGGCGCCCTGATCGTGGCGGCGTTCGCGGCCGGGCTGCTCGACGCCCCGGTAGTGGGCGCCGTCCTCATGGTGAGCGCCGCGGTGGTGGCCGGCGCCCCGATCCTCCGGAACGCCGTCAGCGCACTGGCCGTCCGCGTGGTCGGCATCGACCTGCTCGTCTCCGTGGCCGCCATCGGCGCCCTCTTCATCGGCGAGTACTGGGAGGCCGCGGCCGTCACGTTCCTCTTCGCCATCGGCCACGCCCTGGAGACCGCCACCCTCGCCAAGACGCGCTCCGCGCTAGCCGCCCTCGTAGAGGTGGCGCCGGACGTGGCCGTGGTGCTGCGAGACGGCGAGCAGGTCGAGATAAGCGCCATGCAGGTGAGGGTCGGCGAGACCGTGCTCGTCAAGAACGGCGCCAAGGTGCCCGTGGACGGCGTGGTGGTGGCCGGCACGGGGGCGCTGGACGAGGCCTCGATAACGGGCGAGTCGCTGCCGGTCGACAAGGCGGAGGGCAGCAAGGTGTTCGCGGGTACCGTCTCCAAGGGCGGCTTCCTGCAGGTGCGCGCCGAGGGCGTGGGCGAGGACACGACGCTGGCCCGCATCATCCACCGCGTGGAGGAGGCGCAAGACGCCAAGGCGGCCACGCAGAAGTTCATGGACCGCTTCTCGGCCTGGTACACGCCGGCCATCATCGTGCTGGCGCTGGCCGCCGGCCTCCTGACCCAGAACCTCGAGCTGGGCCTCACCCTCCTCGTCATCGGCTGCCCCGGCGCGCTCGTCATCTCGATCCCCGTGGCCATCGTGGCGGGCATCGGGCGCTCGGCCAGGGACGGCGTGCTCATCAAGGGCGGCGAGTTCCTCGAGACGGCCGCGCGCGTGAACGCCGTGGCGCTCGACAAGACGGGCACCCTCACGCAGGGCGCGCCGCGCCTGACGGACGTGATCGTCCTGGGCGAGGGGCACACGCGCGGCAGCGTCCTGGGCTGGGCCGCCATTGCCGAGGCCGGGTCGGAGCACCCGCTGGCGGCGCCCGTGTTGAAGGCCGCCACCGCGGAAGGGGTGTACTCGGGCGGCCTGCCGGAGAACGCCGAGTCGGTGCCGGGCAAGGGCATCACCGCCAGCGTTGGCGGGCGCCGCGTGCTGGTGGGCAACCTGGCGTTGCTCGAGGCCGAGGGCGTGCGGGGTCGAGAGGCCGCGGCCGCCCGCGCCCATGACGTGGCCGCCGCCGGTCGCACACCCATGCTGGTGGCGCTGGACGGCGAGGCCATCGGCCTGGTGGCCGTGGCAGACACGCTGCGGCCCGAGGCCAGGACACTGGTGGCGGACCTGCGGCGCGTGGGCGTGCGGCACGTGACCATGCTGACGGGCGACGCCCCGGCCGTGGCACACGCCGTCGCCGCCGAAACCGGCATCACCGACGTGCGCGCCGCGCTGCTCCCGGAGGACAAGCTGGAGGCCATCGCCAAGCTCCGCCGGAGCGGCTACGTGGTGGCCATGGTGGGCGACGGCGTCAACGACGCGCCCGCCCTCGCCACCGCCCACGTTGGCGTCGCCATGGGCGCGGCCGGCTCGGCCGTCGCCGTGGAGACCGCCGACATCGCCCTCATGGCCGACGACCTCAACAAGCTGCCCCACGCCATCGGCCTGGCCAAGCGCACGGTGGCCGTCATGCGCCAGAACATCTTCATCGCCCTCGTCACGGTGGCGCTGCTGTTGGCGGGCGTCCTCTGGGGCCGTGTGAACATGGCGCTGGGCATGCTCGTGCACGAGGGCTCGGTGCTGCTGGTGATAGCCAACGCCATGCGCCTGCTGCGGTCGCCGGGGGCGGCCCGGGAGCGTAAGCGCCGGACGGTCGTTCCCAGTGCCCGGGGCGCAGTGAACGTTCGTTGA
- a CDS encoding heavy-metal-associated domain-containing protein, whose protein sequence is MQDVKTRTVLRAEGFSCPSCVAKIEKQLSRVEGVETVKVHFASSRVEVVHDESKVNPEGLVDALAKAGYRSKPAAF, encoded by the coding sequence ATGCAAGACGTCAAGACCCGCACTGTGCTCCGCGCCGAGGGCTTCTCATGCCCCTCCTGCGTGGCGAAGATCGAGAAGCAGCTCTCCCGCGTGGAAGGCGTGGAGACCGTAAAGGTGCACTTCGCCAGCTCCCGCGTGGAGGTCGTTCACGACGAGTCGAAGGTGAACCCCGAAGGCCTCGTCGACGCCCTGGCCAAGGCCGGTTACCGTTCCAAGCCGGCGGCTTTCTAG
- a CDS encoding bifunctional diguanylate cyclase/phosphodiesterase, whose protein sequence is MIEPLGTALGAIQKQLARRKRVVYGVILVLIAFDSMGQLWFAGNTANETIRLGVAGLTLLGALLIWFVPRLARVVELAGFSLGGLATIGLLWLTLNGEIEFHAEAIRTYSTWLTLFFVWAFLALGSRLALAVSAGMLAAGTAVSVWHVATIGPLPTRAVETEATVDLALIGVGYLLMLYLLTHSLERRSAALAAEETAAKIMLLDPLTGTANRAAFHQLHQTYVRNPDAKPFALFLIDIDDFRSINERFGTAVGDDVLREMALRLNNTLGHDARIVARLGADEFGVIIEGELDEVQAAAAATLIGRACKPPFTAGGGPLQVTCTTGISRFPADAATLADQITQAEAAVASAKRTGEAHRLAVADAREAKLLALARDLREAVGRGELELEYQPIGAVRAQSSEERALGYVVGVEVKSFEALLRWRHPTFGLLPPLEFIPLAERTGLIVPLGEWVLHEACRQARAWQDEGVGPFAVSVNVSPHHFGHPGLLPTIEGALRESGLDPHHLVIEITETSADQPVVAERMERIRRLGVRVAIDDFGAGYSSLGRLHDLPIDFVKLDRSFVADMGLTDNRSAMVVGAAVQLAHGLGARVVAEGIERPEQAAAVAEVGCDYIQGFLLSKPVPAAEVAKLWRSGDTRHWRTDQSLNETTAVTGRWSEA, encoded by the coding sequence GTGATCGAACCACTCGGCACCGCCTTGGGTGCCATCCAGAAACAACTGGCGCGCCGCAAGCGGGTCGTTTACGGGGTCATCCTCGTGCTCATCGCCTTCGACAGCATGGGCCAGTTGTGGTTCGCGGGCAACACCGCGAACGAGACGATCAGGCTCGGGGTCGCCGGCCTCACCCTCCTCGGCGCGCTGCTCATCTGGTTCGTGCCGCGCCTGGCCCGCGTGGTCGAGTTGGCGGGGTTCAGCCTCGGGGGGCTGGCGACGATCGGCCTACTCTGGCTCACCCTCAACGGCGAGATAGAGTTCCACGCCGAGGCCATCAGGACGTACAGCACCTGGCTGACGCTCTTCTTCGTGTGGGCGTTCCTCGCCCTGGGCAGCCGCCTCGCGCTGGCGGTGAGCGCCGGCATGCTCGCTGCCGGCACGGCGGTGTCGGTGTGGCACGTCGCGACCATCGGCCCGCTGCCCACCAGGGCGGTCGAGACCGAGGCCACGGTGGACTTGGCCCTCATAGGCGTGGGCTACCTCCTGATGCTCTACTTGCTCACTCACTCCCTGGAGCGCCGGAGCGCGGCACTGGCGGCGGAGGAGACGGCCGCCAAGATAATGCTGCTCGACCCGCTCACGGGCACGGCGAACCGCGCGGCGTTCCACCAACTCCACCAGACTTACGTCCGCAACCCCGACGCCAAGCCGTTCGCCCTGTTCCTCATCGACATAGACGACTTCAGGAGCATCAACGAGCGCTTCGGAACCGCCGTCGGCGACGACGTCCTCCGCGAGATGGCGCTGAGGCTCAACAACACCCTGGGCCACGACGCCCGGATCGTCGCCCGTCTCGGGGCCGACGAGTTCGGCGTCATCATCGAGGGGGAGCTCGACGAGGTGCAGGCGGCCGCCGCCGCCACCCTGATCGGGCGGGCGTGCAAGCCGCCGTTCACCGCCGGCGGCGGTCCTCTCCAGGTGACCTGCACCACTGGCATCAGCCGCTTCCCGGCCGACGCGGCCACCCTCGCCGATCAGATAACGCAGGCCGAGGCCGCCGTCGCGAGCGCGAAACGCACGGGCGAGGCGCACCGGTTGGCGGTGGCCGACGCTCGCGAGGCGAAGCTGCTCGCCCTGGCCCGCGACCTGCGGGAGGCCGTGGGCCGCGGCGAGTTGGAGCTCGAGTACCAGCCCATAGGCGCCGTCAGGGCCCAAAGCAGCGAAGAGCGCGCCCTGGGCTACGTGGTCGGCGTGGAGGTGAAGAGCTTCGAGGCCCTGCTGCGCTGGCGGCACCCCACCTTCGGGCTGCTTCCGCCGCTCGAGTTCATCCCGCTGGCCGAGCGCACCGGCCTGATCGTGCCGCTAGGCGAGTGGGTGCTGCACGAGGCGTGCAGGCAGGCCCGCGCCTGGCAGGACGAGGGCGTAGGGCCCTTCGCCGTGAGCGTCAACGTCTCGCCGCACCACTTCGGCCACCCGGGCCTCCTGCCCACCATCGAAGGCGCCCTGAGGGAGTCGGGCCTGGACCCGCACCACCTGGTCATCGAGATCACCGAGACGAGCGCCGATCAGCCCGTGGTCGCCGAGCGCATGGAGCGGATCCGGCGCCTGGGCGTGCGCGTGGCGATCGACGACTTCGGCGCCGGCTACTCCTCCTTGGGCCGCCTGCACGACCTCCCCATCGACTTCGTCAAGCTCGACCGCTCGTTCGTGGCCGACATGGGCCTTACGGACAACCGGTCGGCGATGGTCGTCGGCGCCGCCGTGCAACTCGCCCACGGGCTCGGCGCCCGCGTCGTGGCCGAGGGGATCGAGCGCCCGGAGCAGGCTGCCGCCGTCGCGGAGGTAGGTTGCGACTACATCCAAGGCTTCCTGCTCTCGAAACCCGTGCCCGCCGCCGAGGTTGCGAAGCTCTGGCGCTCGGGCGACACGCGCCACTGGCGCACCGATCAGTCGCTGAACGAGACGACGGCCGTCACCGGCCGGTGGTCCGAGGCGTGA
- a CDS encoding endonuclease/exonuclease/phosphatase family protein, with product MPRNIARSVGGALFTGLLALAAMVPTAWFALYLAFADCWWWLFVANSLAPVLFMPLPVALVLAWFSRKRRVFLALLVPSGVAAFLWLGTFLPARAMGPAIPDRGSTITVMTFNVEAGNRDLDDLEAAILGSGAQLVALQELNEDVGVALAERLKATHPYADLAPCPPCGDWGSLGVLSAFPLEPLAADLGGPSERNPQLTLVHHPRGDVLLVNVHNLSTPRFPQIWPAEITRSIGSREAVAEALAELARNTSTPLLAVGDFNTTERSGAYRTITRELEDSWRALGFGFGSTFHGGAPEGSPARFSLPSWLLRIDYVFHSRDLTTLSVKVAPWRHASDHRPVTAVVSFSD from the coding sequence ATGCCACGAAACATCGCCCGTAGCGTCGGGGGCGCCCTCTTCACGGGTCTGCTGGCGCTAGCCGCCATGGTGCCGACGGCGTGGTTCGCCCTCTACCTCGCCTTCGCGGACTGCTGGTGGTGGCTGTTCGTCGCCAACTCCCTGGCGCCCGTGCTGTTCATGCCGCTGCCCGTGGCCCTCGTCCTCGCCTGGTTCAGCCGCAAACGGCGCGTGTTCCTCGCCCTGCTGGTGCCAAGCGGCGTCGCCGCCTTCTTGTGGCTGGGCACCTTCCTGCCCGCGCGCGCGATGGGCCCCGCCATCCCCGACCGCGGCTCGACCATCACGGTCATGACCTTCAACGTCGAGGCCGGGAACCGCGACCTGGACGACCTAGAGGCCGCCATCCTGGGGTCGGGCGCGCAGCTCGTGGCGTTGCAGGAACTGAACGAGGACGTCGGCGTCGCCCTCGCCGAGAGGTTGAAGGCCACCCACCCGTACGCCGACCTCGCCCCCTGCCCCCCGTGCGGCGACTGGGGGAGCCTCGGGGTCCTCTCCGCCTTCCCGCTGGAGCCGCTGGCAGCCGACCTCGGCGGGCCGTCGGAGCGCAACCCGCAGCTCACCCTCGTGCACCACCCGAGGGGAGACGTGTTGCTGGTCAACGTCCACAACCTCTCCACGCCCCGCTTCCCGCAGATCTGGCCGGCGGAGATAACCAGGTCCATCGGCTCTCGAGAGGCCGTGGCCGAGGCGCTTGCCGAGCTGGCGCGCAACACCAGCACGCCCCTCCTTGCGGTGGGCGACTTCAACACCACCGAGCGCAGCGGCGCCTACCGCACCATCACGCGGGAGCTGGAGGACAGTTGGCGGGCCCTGGGCTTCGGCTTCGGCAGCACCTTCCACGGCGGGGCCCCCGAGGGTTCGCCGGCGCGCTTCTCCTTACCGAGCTGGCTGCTGCGGATCGACTACGTCTTCCACTCGCGCGACCTGACCACCCTGTCGGTGAAGGTGGCGCCCTGGCGTCACGCCTCGGACCACCGGCCGGTGACGGCCGTCGTCTCGTTCAGCGACTGA
- a CDS encoding cation-translocating P-type ATPase — protein MSDPTTARAPTPAERLKAELVEERRQIRRAALFTGLTAVGLAVGILAVLIGRSANGVDTGWLADYVGVGGTAGALAIGGLLLAFLAGGIPASMKAVSVLVEERKLDIDLLMVLAAVAAALVGEARDGAILLFLFSLANTLEDYAFSTTKRAVAALMELKPDTATLVEEDGLREVPADGVAIGSLVLVRPGERVPLDGVLVKGTSSLDQSPITGESVPVDKVAGDTLFAGSVNGYGAIELRVTKAASESTLARMIDLVTEAQAGRSPSQRFSDWFGERYTVLVLLGTAVALGVFLLTGTEQHAAFYKAATLLVVASPCAIVISVPAAVLAALARAARMGVLFKGGGALEEFGAVNIVAFDKTGTLTEGRMRVTEVVPLATSAAEVLSLAAAIEASSEHPVAEAIVVAAAAAEAEGAGAGAGGAAATAAGGGEPAPERSVRDATAVPGMGIRATVDGKPHWAGNRKLAAELGVQLTADTERALALLESRGQTSIILGDERKVLGLVAVADTIRSTAADAIAELRAHGVKRIAMLTGDHPEVARNVARELGIAEADVYADLMPEEKVALVEEMSKSGKVAFVGDGVNDAAALVSASLGVAMGVAGSDVALEAADVALLSDDLSKLPQAHDLARKANGVIRQNLIFALGIMLVMVGITLFGNLPLPLGVLGHEGGTILVVSNGLRLLGYSPRRPRPQVVGAPAPQLSDA, from the coding sequence ATGAGCGACCCCACTACAGCCCGGGCCCCAACACCTGCCGAGCGGTTGAAGGCCGAGCTGGTCGAAGAGCGCCGCCAGATCAGGCGGGCCGCCCTCTTCACCGGCCTCACCGCGGTGGGTCTTGCCGTGGGCATCCTGGCCGTGCTCATCGGCCGTTCCGCGAACGGCGTGGACACGGGCTGGCTCGCCGACTACGTGGGCGTCGGGGGAACGGCGGGGGCACTGGCCATCGGGGGCCTGTTGCTGGCTTTCCTCGCGGGCGGCATCCCCGCCTCCATGAAGGCGGTCAGCGTCCTCGTTGAGGAACGCAAGCTCGACATCGACCTGCTGATGGTCCTCGCCGCGGTCGCAGCGGCCCTGGTGGGCGAGGCGCGCGACGGCGCCATCCTCCTCTTCCTCTTCAGCCTCGCCAACACCCTCGAGGACTACGCCTTCTCCACCACCAAGCGCGCCGTGGCGGCCCTAATGGAGCTCAAGCCGGACACGGCCACGCTGGTGGAGGAGGACGGCCTGCGCGAGGTGCCCGCCGACGGCGTGGCGATCGGTTCGTTGGTGCTGGTCCGCCCCGGCGAGAGGGTTCCGCTCGACGGCGTGCTCGTGAAGGGCACGTCGAGCCTCGACCAGTCGCCCATCACGGGCGAGTCCGTGCCGGTGGACAAGGTGGCCGGCGACACGCTCTTCGCGGGCAGCGTCAATGGCTACGGCGCCATCGAGCTGCGCGTCACCAAGGCCGCCTCCGAGTCGACGCTGGCCCGCATGATCGACCTCGTCACCGAGGCGCAAGCGGGCCGCTCGCCCAGCCAGCGCTTCAGCGACTGGTTCGGCGAGCGCTACACGGTGCTCGTGCTGCTCGGCACGGCCGTGGCCCTGGGGGTCTTCCTCCTCACCGGCACGGAGCAGCACGCGGCCTTCTACAAGGCGGCCACCCTGCTCGTGGTCGCGAGCCCCTGCGCCATCGTGATCAGCGTGCCCGCCGCCGTCCTGGCGGCGTTGGCGCGCGCGGCGCGCATGGGTGTGCTCTTCAAGGGCGGCGGCGCGCTGGAGGAGTTCGGCGCCGTAAACATAGTCGCGTTCGACAAGACCGGCACCCTCACCGAGGGCCGCATGCGCGTCACCGAGGTCGTGCCGCTGGCCACCAGCGCCGCCGAGGTCCTCAGCCTGGCCGCCGCCATAGAGGCCTCCTCGGAGCACCCCGTTGCCGAGGCGATCGTGGTGGCGGCCGCTGCGGCGGAGGCGGAGGGCGCGGGGGCGGGTGCGGGTGGCGCGGCGGCCACGGCGGCTGGCGGCGGCGAGCCGGCCCCGGAGCGCTCGGTGAGAGACGCGACGGCCGTGCCCGGCATGGGCATCCGCGCCACCGTGGACGGCAAGCCGCACTGGGCCGGCAACCGCAAGCTGGCGGCCGAGCTGGGCGTGCAACTCACCGCCGACACCGAACGCGCCCTGGCGCTCCTAGAGAGCCGCGGCCAGACCTCCATAATCCTCGGCGACGAGCGCAAGGTCCTGGGGCTGGTGGCGGTGGCCGACACGATCCGTTCCACCGCCGCCGACGCCATCGCCGAGCTGCGCGCGCACGGCGTAAAGCGCATCGCCATGCTCACGGGCGACCACCCGGAGGTGGCGCGCAACGTGGCGCGCGAGCTTGGGATAGCCGAGGCCGACGTTTACGCCGACCTGATGCCGGAGGAGAAGGTAGCCCTTGTCGAGGAGATGAGCAAGAGCGGCAAGGTGGCGTTCGTGGGCGACGGCGTCAACGACGCCGCCGCGCTGGTGAGCGCCTCGCTGGGCGTGGCGATGGGCGTCGCCGGCAGCGACGTGGCACTAGAGGCCGCCGACGTGGCCCTGCTCTCGGACGACCTCTCCAAGCTGCCCCAGGCGCACGACCTGGCCCGCAAGGCGAACGGCGTGATAAGGCAGAACCTGATCTTCGCGCTCGGCATCATGCTCGTCATGGTGGGCATCACGCTCTTCGGGAACCTCCCCCTGCCGCTGGGCGTGCTCGGACACGAGGGTGGCACCATCCTGGTGGTCAGCAACGGCCTGCGGCTGTTGGGCTACTCGCCGCGTCGGCCGCGGCCCCAGGTGGTCGGGGCCCCCGCACCGCAGTTGTCGGACGCTTGA
- a CDS encoding cysteine peptidase family C39 domain-containing protein, with amino-acid sequence MRRAPAEFGSSSKRSRRRLLPLLVTTVLVGVLGAAPAYLGARAGQAWNAAPFALEAAAPAVLQQQFNDCGPAVVATLLEWAGRPTDLATVSAAAQLGPDGLSLGDFARLAHSFGFTGAWYRVEASDLDTLGGPFVAHVRAATPTGPALGHLVVVWAAGRGAALVTDPAVGAYTVPLPELARRFTGRVYTLEGSV; translated from the coding sequence ATGCGTAGAGCGCCCGCAGAGTTCGGTTCCAGCAGCAAGCGGTCACGCCGTCGCCTCCTGCCCCTGCTCGTCACCACGGTGCTGGTCGGCGTCCTCGGTGCCGCACCCGCCTACCTCGGCGCCCGCGCCGGCCAGGCGTGGAACGCCGCCCCGTTCGCCCTCGAGGCGGCCGCGCCCGCCGTGCTCCAGCAGCAGTTCAACGACTGCGGCCCGGCCGTCGTGGCCACCCTCCTCGAGTGGGCCGGGCGGCCCACGGACCTGGCGACGGTATCGGCGGCGGCCCAGCTCGGCCCCGACGGCCTGAGTCTCGGCGATTTCGCGCGCCTGGCGCACTCGTTCGGCTTCACGGGCGCCTGGTACCGCGTCGAGGCGTCCGACCTGGACACCCTCGGCGGGCCTTTCGTGGCTCACGTGAGGGCGGCCACACCCACCGGCCCCGCCCTCGGTCACCTCGTCGTCGTCTGGGCGGCCGGCCGCGGCGCGGCCCTCGTTACCGATCCGGCCGTGGGCGCCTACACCGTGCCGCTACCCGAGCTTGCCCGCCGCTTCACGGGCAGGGTCTACACGCTCGAGGGTTCAGTGTGA